A segment of the Nilaparvata lugens isolate BPH chromosome X, ASM1435652v1, whole genome shotgun sequence genome:
cagtgaagaaagatagaaaaacagcgttgccgattctcggccttgccactgccttctatagaggatagctgataccggtatatttgatgtaatataaactaCTCATTCTGGTTTgaaataatctattttatttgtcgagaaaaaatattatttaatgatctaatgataaattttaatgattgagatttaatattttgttaattaattatattaatacattgttaaaaaacgatctggaaacGTTTCGGAGCttgaaaaggatagcgctatctgctttgtcaaatgataggcaaggatagcagcacTAATGTAATCAAATGCTGCCGTTATAATATGGTACTCACTATGGATGTTTTAAAAGACAGGTAAAACTATCTTCCAATGTTGGTATTTTTCATCTCACTGTTGATGATTACAGTATTGCAATATTCAAATTTGGTCGATCTAAAAACTATTCcgacatttttttcatattactaaaaaagatgaaattgacaaaaaatcacaaaaaatcacaaatatAGAAGAAGAAATCATTCATAATCGACAGTAGCTATTGACAATTCTATCTATAATAGGAGaacatcagtcaaatatttcGTGAACATTTATTGTATATACATATGAATTCTACTCCATCTTTCCCAGTAAacatatatttgaaatttgaataaatgtacactgtacaataatttcaaaatagaacTAACGAGTCCCTTCTCTCTAATCGTCTGTCTTGTGCCGAAGTAGATATTGAATGCCTAGCTATTCTTAATTATGATTGTAATAACCATTTAACATTGAATAAGGTTCGCAGTTGGATTAACATTAATTCCGGTAACGTATAATGAAAAAATCGTATATTACAGAAGAaactaaattattcaaaattttaaacacaCGTCAAAATCACCAAGATCTCAATTGAATGATTAGCCGACATTTTTGTGGCGGTTTTTGGTATTTTTACAATGGTATCGGTACGAATTAAAACCATAGATTATTTCAATACATCACTTTCGGATAAATACCTGGAAGATTTTCGAATCAGAAATAACAATTGGACTTCGTGAATCATTTCACCATTAATCTTAAAATCCACCATTATCATGAACTCTAGTTAATGAGTGATACTGATAGTTATCGTTCCtatcaaaatcattcatttctTTTGAAACACTGAATAAACCTCATTGTTTCCCTATCATAACTCGATTCTTCTCAATCATGGTCATCAATGTCTTATTCCCGATATCATCGAAGAGACGAAATTCTACCAACAACTATTTAAAGTGTATTCACTACAAATGTATATAAAAGTGTAGTGTATTCACACTATATAACAAACACTACAGAAAAGATGTAGCAGGATCGAATTAAATTTCCTTAATAAGTCACTAGCACATGTTGGCGGTTTATTTTGATATCGTATCAGGAAAATGAACAAAAAGGCAATCACACACTGAACTATAGATTTATGGGAAGTCTTTCATGAAACAATAGATAGAGAAGTTAGAATGCAGCCACAGCCAATTGTCTCTATTCACTTCTCGTAAGATAATGTGAGGTGTGAGTAGATCACTCACTACCTGACACTATTGCTCTCCTCTGAGTACTGTTTTTCACACCAAGAAACCTGATCTAACACTTTTCCTATTCTTTCGTTGAGAATTTTGACACTCTTCTCAGGCAGCACAGGCAGGGCCTCATGATCGTTCAAGTTAAAAAGATTCTCGTTCAACAAGCTTCCGATgttctttttctccctcaaaCTCTCCAACATCTTTACAGTTGATCTTCGGAAGACACAGAGTGCTTCAAGGAGAACACTGTGATATGCTTCGTACTTTTCTAACAGTCTGTAACCGTGTAATAGTCCACTCTCGTTATCGAGAAACAATAGTAGACCATCGTTGTTTTTGGCGAGATTGTGGGCAGGAGCCTCCATCATGCCTGGGTTCCATTGGAGATTGTAGAGGTTGTTGACTATCCGGTCCAGATTTGCCGTCAGATAGTCGAACACGATGAGATCGGACCATTGCACGAGTTCTAGTACGTCTTCATCCTCACGAATATCCGTCGGATGCAGTCGTCTGTTTTCTGACTGAAGATGTTTGGGAATGTTAGCTGGTCTAAGATCTTCCATGTACTTTGTCATGATGATTGGCCGCTCTTCCATCCACTGTGACGTCAGCACTTGCGACTTGACGTTTCTCCACAGAGGATTGGTCGTTTTGACGACAGCTAACGACGATGGCACCAGGTTGTTGATGTTCAGTATTCGCCCCAAATAGAAGCTGAACAGCTCACCCTGGATTTGATCAGTGTTCTGACGATACCTGCAGCATGCTCGTGTACCTGCAACAATACAACCAGTTCCTATCACAAAATAGACAATAGATTATTGCATGTGAAATTGTTATCCATCAGTTTTTTGtagtgaattttcaataatcaagctaaaataatattgtattgtagaGTAAAGATAGCATAGAAAATGAAGGTATCTTTTCTCTACGGTTATATAAAGTGAGATACACTTCAAACTGCAAGCATTTCTTGAAAATAACATCAAGATTTTCACTAaaacaatgctgacattttaaagtgaatcaCACTATAGCAGAAAATGTATTggttattttaaaatgaatagtaCTAAATGCATAATAGAGTATAGCAAAATATAACAAATAAGTAAATAGAAAACTGGCCGAGTTAAATCAAGACTGGAAATCATTGGGATAGAAGCATTGAACTAAATACGGTATCTAGGGTTTTTTTTATTACCAAGCAAAGCAAGTTGAATTGTCAAAGTTATAAGTTGAAGTTTGGATCAAATATGAATAACATGATAACCTCTTTCATGGATGTGATGATGACTGATGATGGATGAATATCATGGGAGAGGCATGAAGGAAATGAAGTGAGATAAAATGACATGCTCATAGAGTAGAAAAGAATCATCGCAGTATAATGACCTCTCCATCAACGTTCTGATTATAAATATACGAGTTATTGTCAATGTTTCCAtacatttattttaattcatgaAAGCTCATTGAGAGTTTTCTGCTGATACAAGTCGACAAGTCGTTTGGTAAAAATAGTTAGTGATATTGCATTTTTGAGTGGATTGTATCTATATATTCGTGTCAATTTTTTGAATCTATGTTATATTCACCTGACCCAAAGTACATAACACAGTATTATGAAAGAATATAAATATTCTCAAGCATGGAAACGCTTGACTCGCTTTTCCACTGATTGCACGAGATTGCGAAATTATGAGTTGGTTGAGAGTTTCAGTTTCCACTTTCCATTTCTATCATACTAACGCTCAttatcttcattattatttttattattgttatccgTGGCGCTTAGTTGTGTATAGGTGAGCTTCATTCTATATCATCAATACCCTTTCTTATTCCGTCCTCTTTTGTCATGTTTTTATCCTCCTCCATTGCCATACTTATCGTTTCTCTTCGTCAATAATCGTCTACCATTTGTGTACAcacaatgagaaaaaaaatgaatgtgtTTTGTTTTGCGTTGCGATGCTTTGGTGCTTTTTGGAGCATCAAAACGCAGCACTCTTAATCTCAGCGCACTGTGCTGTTTCCTAATGCAAATGACTATGTTAGGACGCAACTTGTTCAGAACACCTCAAGTTATGTGCCCTCAAGATATGCCCTAAGGTGCTATTCCTTAGCGACGACTATACGATTCTAGCCGCACGGCTGCTGTCAGTTGCTCTGGCTGGATTCTATATCGATATAATCgactaatacagtaatagactacTAGCCGTCGAATGGCTAGAATCGTAGAGTCGCACTAAGGAATTGCACTTGAGTCTATTTAATTCAACCAGTATTATGTGATGTAATTTAACCAAACCAATGCCACGAGACTCAATGTATGGATCACACGGAAATGCGATGACGACATTAATCCGcggttaatcacggttaaactTAACAGCaagtgcaaccgggcctaaataTTGAGTGGGAAATGTTCCAGCGTTGCAAATAGAGTGTGTTTCTCAAGAAAGACTTTTAATGAGAGTTTTCAGTGTTGATGCCAAATTCCTGCTTATGATTAGATTAGCCAGCTACGCGACTGAGGGGGCCAACTATCTTTGTTTAGTGCATAAGAGC
Coding sequences within it:
- the LOC111055506 gene encoding extracellular serine/threonine protein kinase four-jointed — translated: MFKGVQTMHLEPPGRKPRIKSTPSRLYAILSRMLFSGGASDRQTLVYEPTVKTSSLKRPIFLVTACVAFTSGFLIGVLLPMPMLQSRQSANISAAITKNISLPQNRTHRSSSDDSTIFASVSFVRQSLRSQPHAAPSTARSRVVDGVFWTHEAEQMLPRGFDEADADVWRRFLQTAEVAKLEEGCGRMQNRLITFHDGTRACCRYRQNTDQIQGELFSFYLGRILNINNLVPSSLAVVKTTNPLWRNVKSQVLTSQWMEERPIIMTKYMEDLRPANIPKHLQSENRRLHPTDIREDEDVLELVQWSDLIVFDYLTANLDRIVNNLYNLQWNPGMMEAPAHNLAKNNDGLLLFLDNESGLLHGYRLLEKYEAYHSVLLEALCVFRRSTVKMLESLREKKNIGSLLNENLFNLNDHEALPVLPEKSVKILNERIGKVLDQVSWCEKQYSEESNSVR